AGCGTACGTCCACCCGCGGGCCGGCGGTTTCGCCCAACAGGGATCCCGTCATCCGGTGGCCTGCATATAGATCTTGGTGATGCTGCCGGTCGCCTTGTCGAACAGCTGGGAATCCACGATGCCCCAGCCACCGAGGTCGGCGATCGTCCACAGCTTCGCCGGCACCGGAAACTGATTGGAAAAGTCGGCGGCGACGGCTGGATCGACCGGCCGGAAACCGGCCTGCGCCCACAACGTCTGGGCCTGCGCGGTGTACTGGAAGTTTCTGAAGGCGATCGCGGCACCAAGGTGGGTGCTGGTCGTCACCACCGCCAACGGGTTGTCGATCTTGAACGTCTGCGGCGGGGTGACGTGTTGCACGGGTTTGCCCGCCCGCTCGGTGGCGATCGCCTCGTTCTCGTAGCTGATCAACACGTCACCGCTGCCCTGAACAAAAACATCGGTCGCTTCCCGCCCCGACCCGGGGCGCAATTTGACGTGTCCATTCACCAACCTATTGACAAAGTCGATCCCCGCCTGGTTGTTCCTGCCGCCGTCACTTTTGGCGGCGTAGGGGGCCAGCAGATTCCATTTGGCGGAACCCGAACTCAGCGGGCTGGGCGTGACGACCTCGATGCCCGGGCGCAACAGGTCGTCCCAATCTCTGATGTTCTTCGGATTGCCGGCGCGGACCACAAACGTCACCACCGACCCGAACGGGATGCCCTTGGTGGCGTCGGCATCCCAGTCTTTGGCAACCTTGCCGGCCTTGACCAGTCTAGTGATGTCCGGTTCGACCGAGAAGTTCACCAGATCGGCCGGTTTACCGTCGGCAACACCGCGTGACTGGTCGGCAGAGGCGCCATACGAGGTGATCACCTGGACATCCCGGCCCTCCTTGGAAGCGTTGAACGCCGGAATCACCGCACTCCAGCCGGGTTCTGGGACGGCGTAGGCGACCAGCGTGATACTCGTGTGCGCGTCGTCCGGTCCCGCACCGCCAACGATGTCGCTGGGACCGCCGTGACACGCCGCGACGACACCGGCGATCAGCGCGGACACGATGCACCTCGCCATCGATAGCCGCAGAGTCAGGTGGGGCATTGGCGACCTTCCGATGCGGGACTTTGGACGACGTTCCCGTAGCTGCGGAAGGGCGATCATTGAACAATTGCAGGAATTTCACGAACTCCGCACCAGACCGCAACGGGTTGGGAGTCAGCGACAACAGCGCAGGTCAGCCGCGGTGCCGCAGGCGAGCGCGACAACATTGCGCCCCAAACCACCCGATGCTGCGTGCATGTCGCGAAGCCTAACAGAATTCGGGTGACCGACGAGTTGGCGCGCAACCTCAATGCGTGAGAAGCCAGGTGACGATCACCAGCGCCACCAGCGTGACGAGAACCAAAGTGACGTGCGACCGTGGCATCCGGGTTACCTGGGCGCCTCGTCGGAGTGGCGAGCGCGGCGCATCAACTGGATGCCCCTGCCGAGCAAGGCATCCAGCAGCGCCGCGGTGAGGTAGGCCAAACCCAGCACGACCGGCATAACTACCAGCGCCTGAAGCGCGAACGGGAGTCCGGACAGCCACAGCTCGACGCCGTCCCACCAACTCAGGAACCCGTGCACCGGGCCCACACTATTAGCGCTGGCACGCGAAACCAATGTGTCAAGCTCAGCGGATACCGTCCGCACCCGATCGAACAGCCGGTCTCATCGCCGGCGGCCGGTCAGCAGGCGTGGTGGCGGGTTTGCTGCTGGCCCGTGCCGGCGTTTGACGTCACCGTGATGGAAACCACGCGGATGGTGGGCTATCCGGCGGCGGTGGTCGGGTCCTCGAGCACGCAGCCGACTACGTCAGGCGCCCGGCATGCAGTGGACGCCAAGCAGGTCGACGGATGATGATGTCGGGATGGTCCTGCACGCCCAACCCTCCGACCAACCGACCGAAACTGCGCGCGAGGCTGAAGCGTTCGCCGGGGCATCGGACGGGGCGGCGGCCGCATCCATCGATCTCCGCGCACCCGCGACCGCTTCGTTCAGCGGAGCGCTACGCAACCCGTTTCCGCCGATTGCCGATTACGCGTTCCTGTCCGACTGGGAGACGACGTGCCTGATCTCCCCGGCCGGTTCGGTGGAATGGATGTGTGTGCCCCGGCCGGACTCCCCCAGCGTGTTCGGCGCGATTTTGGACCGCAGCGCCGGCCATTTCCGACTGGGCCCCTACGGCGTATCGGTGCCCTCGGCGCGGCGCTACCTTCCCGGCAGCCTGATCATGGAAACCACCTGGCAGACCCATACCGGCTGGCTGATCGTGCGCGACGCGCTGGTGATGGGAAAGTGGCACGACATCGAGCGGCGATCGCGAACGCACCGCCGCACCCCGATGGACTGGGACGCCGAACACATCCTGCTGCGCACGGTGCGCTGCGTCAGCGGCACAGTCGAACTGATGATGAGCTGCGAACCGGCGTTCGACTACCACCGCCTCGGCGCCAGCTGGGAATACTCGGCCAATGCGTACGGCGAGGCGATCGCCCGTGCCTGCAAGCAGCCAGACGCACACCCCACCCTTCGGCTGACCACCAATCTGCGGATCGGTCTGGAGGGCCGGGAGGCGCGAGCACGCACCCGGATGACCGAGGGTGACGACGTATTCGTCGCGCTGAGCTGGACCAAACACCCAGCGCCGCAGACCTACGAAGAGGCCGCCGACCGGATGTGGCAGACCACCGAGTGCTGGCGGCAGTGGATCAACATCGGCAACTTCCCCGACCATCCGTGGCGGGCGTACCTACAGCGCAGCGCGCTCACGTTGAAAGGGTTGACGTACTCACCCACCGGCGCGTTGCTGGCCGCCAGCACCACGTCGCTGCCCGAAACGCCACAGGGCCATCGCAACTGGGACTACCGCTACGCGTGGATTCGCGATTCGACGTTCGCGTTGTGGGGGCTCTACACCCTCGGGCTGGACCGTGAGGCCGACGACTTTTTCGCATTCATTGCCGACGTCTCCGGTGCCAACAACAATGATCCCAATCCGCTGCAGGTGATGTACGGCGTGGGTGGCGAGCGCAGCCTGGTCGAAGACGAACTGCACCACCTGTCCGGCTATGACCACGCGCGCCCGGTCCGCATCGGTAACGGCGCCTACAACCAGGACCAGCACGACATCTGGGGCTCGATTCTGGACTCGTTCTACCTGCACGCCAAGTCACGTGAACAAGTCCCCGAGACCCTGTGGCCGGTGCTGAAGCGGCAGGTGGAGGAGGCCATCAAGCATTGGCGCGAGCCCGACCGCGGAATCTGGGAGGTGCGCGGGGAGCCGCAGCACTTCACGTCGTCGAAGGTGATGTGCTGGGTGGCGCTGGACCGTGGGTCCAAGCTCGCCCTGCGGCAGGGCGAGAAGAGCTATGCGCAGCAATGGCGAGCCATCGCCGAGGAGATACGGGCCGACATACTGGAACACGGTGTGGACTCCCGGGGTGTGTTCACCCAGCGCTACGGCACCGACGCGCTGGACGCCTCGCTGCTGTTGGTGGTGCTGACTCGATTCCTGCCGCCGGATGACCCGCGGGTGCGCAACACCGTGCTGGCCATAGCCAATGAACTCACCGAGGAAGGCCTGGTGCTGCGATACAAGGTCGAAGAGACCGACGACGGGCTGACCGGGGAGGAAGGCACCTTCACCATCTGCTCGTTCTGGCTGGTGTCGGCGCTGGTCGAGATCGGTGAGGTGAGCCGCGCCAAGCGCCTGTGCGAGCGGCTGCTGTCCTTCGCCAGCCCGCTGTACCTCTACGCCGAGGAGATCGAGCCGCGGACCGGGCGGCACCTGGGCAACTTCCCCCAGGCGTTCACCCATCTGGCGCTGATCAACGCGGTGGTCCACGTGATCCGCGCCGAAGAAGAAGCAGACAGTTCCGGGATGTTCCAGCCCGCCAACGCACCCATGTAGCAAGCCAGCACTGCCGCAAAGACGGAGAAAGTCTTCGGCGGGCCGACACGCATTTCTCGAGCGCGCTACATCCCCGATCAGCTAGGCTCCCGATGGACAGACGCTCTCGAAATGGGTAACGGCGCACCGTTGTTCGAAAGGTTGAGCCAGATGTTGTGGGTTGTGGTGCCCGCGTTCAACGAAGCCGAGAACCTCGAGGTAGTCATCCCGAAGGTGGTTGAGTCGGCGACGAGTATCGACGCTGGCGCGCGCGTGCTGGTTGTCGATGATGGTTCGACCGACGACACCACCGGCGTGATGGAGAAGGTGGCCGCGGAGTACGCGGGCATATCCGTAGAGTGCATGGGCCGAAATCAGGGCAAAGCTGCGGCTCTCAGGCGCGGTTTTGGTATCGCGGTCGAGGGTGGCGCGACCATTGTGGCAATGATGGACGCCGACGGTCAGGACGATCCCACTGAACTCCCGCGCCTGGTAGCCCAGCTGGAACAAGGCCCAGGATTGGTCACGGGTGCGCGTACCGTTCGCAACGACCGCTTCGTCAAACGGACCACGTCCAAGCTCTACAACCGAGTGACAGGCACTCTGTCGGGGACACCGGGACGGGACTTCAACTCTGGTTTCAAGGTGATGCGTGCCCAGGTTGCTACGGATGTAGCGCCGATGATGTATGGCGAACTCCACCGCTACCTGACGGTCATTGCGCACTGGCGCGGCTACCGCGTCGACGAATTGTCCGTACTGCATCACCCCCGTTTGGCCGGGCGCAGCAAGTACGGGATTGCGCGCTTCTGGCGTGGGTTTCTGGATCTCCTCACGATCCGGTTCCTAATGACATACGAGAGCAGGCCATCCCATCTGTTCAGCGGCATGGGCCTCACCAGCCTGGCACTGGGCACCCTGACCTTGCTGTACCTCGTGTACGACAAGCTCATGCTGGGCCACCCCATCGGCGGCAGACCTCTGCTTGTCGCAGGCGTCCTGATGGTCCTTGTGGGCTTGCAGGTCTTCATCTTCGGATTGCTGGCCGAGTTGGTTATTTACCTGCACAATCGCAGTATGGTGCGCGAGACGCGATGAAACGCGCCTATGTCGGCATCACCCGCGCCTTGCGCACCTTCCTGGGCGCCACCGGCCTACTTCGCTTGCTTGACCGGTGGGCGAGGCGTTCCCGCACGGGCACCTGGGCGCGTTCGTTGCTGTCAATCTATGACTTCCACGACCTCCTCCTTCTTGACGTGCCCTGGTGGACATTCAAGTCCGCAGACGATGTGACGAACTTCCTTGCATCTCGCCCGAGGGCACGTGTCTTCGAATGGGGTTCTGGTGCCTCAACCGCGTGGCTCGCGCATCGCGCCGGCGAGGTGACCTCCATTGAGGACAATGCAGCGTGGGCCGACATGCTTCGGGCCCAGATAT
The nucleotide sequence above comes from Mycobacterium decipiens. Encoded proteins:
- a CDS encoding glycoside hydrolase family 15 protein produces the protein MVLHAQPSDQPTETAREAEAFAGASDGAAAASIDLRAPATASFSGALRNPFPPIADYAFLSDWETTCLISPAGSVEWMCVPRPDSPSVFGAILDRSAGHFRLGPYGVSVPSARRYLPGSLIMETTWQTHTGWLIVRDALVMGKWHDIERRSRTHRRTPMDWDAEHILLRTVRCVSGTVELMMSCEPAFDYHRLGASWEYSANAYGEAIARACKQPDAHPTLRLTTNLRIGLEGREARARTRMTEGDDVFVALSWTKHPAPQTYEEAADRMWQTTECWRQWINIGNFPDHPWRAYLQRSALTLKGLTYSPTGALLAASTTSLPETPQGHRNWDYRYAWIRDSTFALWGLYTLGLDREADDFFAFIADVSGANNNDPNPLQVMYGVGGERSLVEDELHHLSGYDHARPVRIGNGAYNQDQHDIWGSILDSFYLHAKSREQVPETLWPVLKRQVEEAIKHWREPDRGIWEVRGEPQHFTSSKVMCWVALDRGSKLALRQGEKSYAQQWRAIAEEIRADILEHGVDSRGVFTQRYGTDALDASLLLVVLTRFLPPDDPRVRNTVLAIANELTEEGLVLRYKVEETDDGLTGEEGTFTICSFWLVSALVEIGEVSRAKRLCERLLSFASPLYLYAEEIEPRTGRHLGNFPQAFTHLALINAVVHVIRAEEEADSSGMFQPANAPM
- a CDS encoding sulfate ABC transporter substrate-binding protein, with the protein product MPHLTLRLSMARCIVSALIAGVVAACHGGPSDIVGGAGPDDAHTSITLVAYAVPEPGWSAVIPAFNASKEGRDVQVITSYGASADQSRGVADGKPADLVNFSVEPDITRLVKAGKVAKDWDADATKGIPFGSVVTFVVRAGNPKNIRDWDDLLRPGIEVVTPSPLSSGSAKWNLLAPYAAKSDGGRNNQAGIDFVNRLVNGHVKLRPGSGREATDVFVQGSGDVLISYENEAIATERAGKPVQHVTPPQTFKIDNPLAVVTTSTHLGAAIAFRNFQYTAQAQTLWAQAGFRPVDPAVAADFSNQFPVPAKLWTIADLGGWGIVDSQLFDKATGSITKIYMQATG
- a CDS encoding glycosyltransferase family 2 protein, producing the protein MPAFNEAENLEVVIPKVVESATSIDAGARVLVVDDGSTDDTTGVMEKVAAEYAGISVECMGRNQGKAAALRRGFGIAVEGGATIVAMMDADGQDDPTELPRLVAQLEQGPGLVTGARTVRNDRFVKRTTSKLYNRVTGTLSGTPGRDFNSGFKVMRAQVATDVAPMMYGELHRYLTVIAHWRGYRVDELSVLHHPRLAGRSKYGIARFWRGFLDLLTIRFLMTYESRPSHLFSGMGLTSLALGTLTLLYLVYDKLMLGHPIGGRPLLVAGVLMVLVGLQVFIFGLLAELVIYLHNRSMVRETR